The Parambassis ranga chromosome 19, fParRan2.1, whole genome shotgun sequence genome contains a region encoding:
- the trub1 gene encoding pseudouridylate synthase TRUB1 isoform X2, whose protein sequence is MAGNISHTALAKLQSLNGLFAIYKKQGPTSADVLNSLKEALLKAGVQNPNPRKRKKQSLKMGHGGTLDSAASGVLVVGVGNGTKTLSTLLTGSKKYIAVGELGKATDTLDATGSVILEKDFEHITRLDMEEKLKVFTGNIMQVPPLYSALKKDGQRLSVLLKKGHKVEAKPARPVTVYNLTLQEFKPPFFTLDIECGGGFYVRSLVDDLGKALSSCAHVKDLVRTKQGPFTLEEHALHEEQWTLEQILQSLQPCSEAEQKVAPKSPEAVTSAPGPE, encoded by the exons ATGGCAGGAAACATCAGTCACACTGCGCTAGCTAAACTCCAGTCGTTAAATGGATTATTTGCGATATATAAAAAGCAAGGACCGACATCTGCAGACGTGTTAAATTCACTCAAAGAAGCTTTACTCAAGG CAGGTGTCCAGAACCCGAACCCGCGcaagaggaagaagcagagcCTGAAGATGGGACACGGGGGGACGCTGGACAGCGCCGCCAGTGGGGTCTTAG TTGTTGGTGTTGGGAATGGTACAAAAACACTGAGCACATTATTGACTGGTTCAAAG AAATACATTGCTGTGGGGGAGCTGGGAAAAGCAACAGACACCCTTGATGCTACTGGCAGTGTGATACTTGAGAAAGATTTTG AACACATAACCAGGCTAGACATGGAGGAAAAGCTTAAAGTGTTCACTGGAAACATCATGCAAGTGCCCCCACT CTACTCAGCGCTGAAAAAAGATGGACAgcgtctgtctgtccttctgaaGAAAGGTCACAAGGTGGAGGCCAAACCAGCCAGGCCCGTCACTGTGTACAACCTGACACTGCAGGAGTTCAAACCTCCTTTCTTCACTCTGG ATATTGAGTGTGGTGGTGGATTTTATGTCAGAAGCCTCGTTGATGACCTGGGAAAAG ctctgtcatcATGCGCTCATGTAAAGGATCTGGTCAGAACAAAACAGGGTCCCTTCACCCTGGAGGAGCACGCCTTACACGAAGAGCAATGGACACTAGAACAAATCCTGCAGTCACTGCAGCCCTGCTCAGAGGCTGAGCAGAAGGTGGCACCAAAATCACCAGAAGCTGTCACCTCTGCACCAGGACCAGAGTGA
- the trub1 gene encoding pseudouridylate synthase TRUB1 isoform X1 has protein sequence MAGNISHTALAKLQSLNGLFAIYKKQGPTSADVLNSLKEALLKEAGVQNPNPRKRKKQSLKMGHGGTLDSAASGVLVVGVGNGTKTLSTLLTGSKKYIAVGELGKATDTLDATGSVILEKDFEHITRLDMEEKLKVFTGNIMQVPPLYSALKKDGQRLSVLLKKGHKVEAKPARPVTVYNLTLQEFKPPFFTLDIECGGGFYVRSLVDDLGKALSSCAHVKDLVRTKQGPFTLEEHALHEEQWTLEQILQSLQPCSEAEQKVAPKSPEAVTSAPGPE, from the exons ATGGCAGGAAACATCAGTCACACTGCGCTAGCTAAACTCCAGTCGTTAAATGGATTATTTGCGATATATAAAAAGCAAGGACCGACATCTGCAGACGTGTTAAATTCACTCAAAGAAGCTTTACTCAAGG AAGCAGGTGTCCAGAACCCGAACCCGCGcaagaggaagaagcagagcCTGAAGATGGGACACGGGGGGACGCTGGACAGCGCCGCCAGTGGGGTCTTAG TTGTTGGTGTTGGGAATGGTACAAAAACACTGAGCACATTATTGACTGGTTCAAAG AAATACATTGCTGTGGGGGAGCTGGGAAAAGCAACAGACACCCTTGATGCTACTGGCAGTGTGATACTTGAGAAAGATTTTG AACACATAACCAGGCTAGACATGGAGGAAAAGCTTAAAGTGTTCACTGGAAACATCATGCAAGTGCCCCCACT CTACTCAGCGCTGAAAAAAGATGGACAgcgtctgtctgtccttctgaaGAAAGGTCACAAGGTGGAGGCCAAACCAGCCAGGCCCGTCACTGTGTACAACCTGACACTGCAGGAGTTCAAACCTCCTTTCTTCACTCTGG ATATTGAGTGTGGTGGTGGATTTTATGTCAGAAGCCTCGTTGATGACCTGGGAAAAG ctctgtcatcATGCGCTCATGTAAAGGATCTGGTCAGAACAAAACAGGGTCCCTTCACCCTGGAGGAGCACGCCTTACACGAAGAGCAATGGACACTAGAACAAATCCTGCAGTCACTGCAGCCCTGCTCAGAGGCTGAGCAGAAGGTGGCACCAAAATCACCAGAAGCTGTCACCTCTGCACCAGGACCAGAGTGA